A stretch of Flavobacterium sp. N2270 DNA encodes these proteins:
- a CDS encoding UDP-glucose 6-dehydrogenase, translated as MIKNICCIGAGYVGGPTMAIIAQKCPNIKVTVVDLNEERIAAWNDVDVNNIPIYEPGLSEIVAESRGRNLFFSTEVDKAIDEAEMIFISVNTPTKTYGVGKGMAADLKYIELCARQIARVAKSDKIVVEKSTLPVRTASAIKDILDNTGNGVSFQILSNPEFLAEGTAVEDLLAPDRVLIGGDSSEEGKKAVQSLVDVYANWVPKENILTTNVWSSELSKLTANAFLAQRVSSINAMSELCEKTGADVNEVARAIGMDSRIGSKFLKSSVGFGGSCFQKDILNLVYIAQSYGLNEVADYWEQVIIMNDHQKRRFAKNIIKTLYNTVSGKKIAFLGWAFKKDTNDTRESAAIYVADYLLSEQAHVSVYDPKVSEKQILFDLNYLASRSENDNKKGLSVIENPYEVCENAHAIAVLTEWDEFKTYDWQKIYDSMLKPAFVFDGRNLLNKAELEKIGFIYQSIGS; from the coding sequence ATGATTAAGAATATATGTTGTATTGGTGCAGGTTATGTTGGTGGTCCAACAATGGCTATTATTGCACAAAAGTGCCCTAATATTAAGGTTACAGTAGTAGATTTAAACGAGGAAAGAATTGCTGCTTGGAATGATGTTGATGTCAATAATATTCCTATTTATGAACCGGGTTTAAGCGAAATCGTTGCTGAATCTAGAGGAAGAAATTTGTTTTTTTCAACAGAAGTAGATAAAGCTATTGATGAAGCTGAAATGATTTTTATTTCGGTAAATACACCTACAAAAACTTATGGAGTAGGTAAAGGTATGGCGGCAGATTTAAAGTATATTGAATTATGTGCTCGCCAAATTGCAAGAGTAGCTAAGTCTGATAAAATAGTGGTTGAAAAATCTACTTTACCTGTTAGAACTGCAAGCGCTATTAAGGATATTTTAGATAATACAGGTAATGGAGTAAGTTTCCAAATTTTATCTAACCCAGAATTTTTAGCTGAAGGTACTGCAGTTGAAGATTTATTGGCTCCAGATAGAGTTTTAATTGGAGGAGATTCTTCTGAAGAAGGTAAAAAAGCAGTTCAGTCTTTAGTAGATGTGTATGCTAATTGGGTGCCTAAAGAAAATATTTTAACTACCAATGTTTGGTCGTCTGAATTGTCAAAATTAACGGCAAACGCATTTTTAGCGCAAAGAGTTTCTTCTATAAACGCAATGTCAGAACTTTGTGAGAAAACGGGAGCAGATGTAAATGAAGTTGCAAGAGCCATTGGAATGGACAGCAGAATTGGTTCAAAATTCTTGAAATCATCTGTAGGATTTGGAGGTTCTTGTTTTCAAAAAGACATCCTAAATTTAGTTTATATAGCTCAGTCATATGGATTAAATGAAGTAGCAGATTATTGGGAACAAGTGATTATTATGAATGATCACCAAAAAAGAAGGTTTGCAAAAAACATCATTAAAACATTATACAATACCGTTTCGGGTAAAAAGATTGCTTTCCTGGGTTGGGCATTTAAAAAAGACACAAACGATACAAGAGAATCAGCTGCAATTTATGTTGCCGATTATTTACTTTCTGAACAAGCTCACGTTTCTGTTTATGATCCAAAAGTGAGTGAAAAGCAAATTCTGTTCGATTTAAATTACTTGGCATCTAGAAGTGAAAATGATAATAAAAAAGGACTTTCGGTTATAGAAAATCCTTATGAAGTATGTGAAAACGCTCATGCTATTGCCGTGTTGACAGAATGGGATGAGTTTAAAACCTACGATTGGCAAAAAATATACGATTCAATGCTTAAGCCAGCATTCGTATTCGACGGAAGAAATTTATTAAATAAAGCAGAATTAGAAAAAATAGGATTTATTTATCAATCTATTGGGAGTTAG
- a CDS encoding SDR family oxidoreductase — protein sequence MEKVIKNKKILITGGAGFIGSNLCNYFVEYNEVVCLDNFATGHFHNIAHLINNKNFKLIEGDIRDYKTCEDAVKGTDYVLHQAALGSVPRSINDPLTSNEVNVSGFLNVLQAATKEGVSRFVYAASSSTYGDSEALPKVEDCIGKPLSPYAVTKYVNELYADVFSKTYGIETIGLRYFNVFGRNQDPNGAYAAVIPKFVKSFINHESPVVNGDGNFSRDFTYIDNVIHMNEKALETQDKNAINTVYNTAFGDRATLNELISYVKEYLGEFDPEILKVEVKYGPLRAGDIPHSLASVEKAKKLLNYNPQYSLKTGLKEAVEWYWKNLK from the coding sequence TTGGAAAAAGTAATAAAAAATAAAAAAATACTTATTACAGGAGGAGCTGGTTTTATAGGTTCTAATTTATGTAATTACTTTGTTGAATATAATGAAGTGGTTTGCTTGGATAACTTTGCTACAGGTCATTTTCATAATATCGCTCATTTAATAAATAATAAAAACTTCAAATTAATTGAGGGAGATATTAGGGATTATAAAACATGTGAAGATGCAGTAAAAGGAACGGACTATGTATTGCATCAGGCTGCGCTTGGCTCTGTTCCAAGATCAATTAATGACCCATTAACTTCAAATGAGGTTAATGTTTCAGGTTTTTTAAATGTTTTACAAGCAGCTACAAAAGAAGGGGTTTCTCGATTCGTTTATGCGGCAAGTTCGTCTACATATGGAGATTCAGAAGCGTTACCTAAAGTTGAAGATTGTATAGGTAAACCATTATCACCTTATGCTGTTACCAAATATGTAAATGAGCTTTATGCCGATGTATTTAGTAAAACCTATGGTATAGAAACAATTGGTCTAAGGTATTTTAACGTTTTTGGAAGAAATCAAGACCCAAATGGAGCTTATGCAGCGGTTATTCCTAAATTTGTAAAAAGTTTTATAAATCATGAAAGTCCGGTGGTAAATGGTGATGGCAACTTTTCTAGAGATTTTACCTATATTGATAATGTGATTCATATGAATGAAAAAGCATTAGAAACGCAAGATAAAAACGCTATCAATACAGTTTATAATACTGCTTTCGGTGATAGAGCTACTCTAAATGAGTTAATAAGTTATGTAAAAGAATATTTAGGTGAATTTGATCCTGAAATTTTAAAAGTAGAAGTTAAATATGGCCCTTTAAGAGCGGGAGATATACCTCATTCTTTAGCAAGTGTAGAAAAAGCAAAAAAATTATTAAATTATAATCCTCAATATTCACTAAAAACAGGACTTAAGGAGGCAGTTGAGTGGTATTGGAAAAATTTAAAATAG
- a CDS encoding exopolysaccharide transport family protein, with protein MLDTKDFTFFESQSNFDFKGFFLKIIGYWKWFVLSFIITFLIAYNVNIRKEKIYGMESSIVVKDENNPFFTANTSLVFNWGGVSDKVQTVITTLKSRSHNELVVDNLEYYINYEVKGKYYFEDVYGSVPFYVKIDKNKGQLLNTPIKIKFLSSNQYELSVDFAEYPSGKLIHYIDNSQSDLGTLNDVFVKKYKINEEVNLPFLTLNLHLNPDAINFKGKEFYLRFSDFNGTVAKYKEIDVSADTKAASVITLQLQGANKYRLVKYLNTTVSMLKKIQLDGKNQFATNTINFIDSTLLQMEGQIKEAENELKDFRRGKNVFQLEAGGEKLTDKVSEFDITKDELERKSKYLNLLNTYLLKNNDFSKLPAPSVAGIDDPNILINVSKLIQLSTQRAELGYSVKSNKMFTEFDSEMEALKKVLLQNIISAKTSLNVDMAIVNRNISALEGEISKLPEQQQELVKITRKYDLKDNLYSTFLQKRSEAEIVKAANISDIDFIDPAKDIGGGLRGPKTSINYILAILIGFLVPFLIVFLITLLDNNINTADDIQKLTKIPLIGVIGKRNTLNNLSVFEKPKSPLAESFRAIRSSLQFMYKKQKVEGSKILMLTSSVSGEGKTFCSINLATVFALSEKKTVIVGLDLRKPRIFGDFNIDNITGVVNYLIGQKTLEEVTQSTHIPYLDLITSGPIPPNPAELLMGGAMDDLIEELKLKYDYIILDTPPVGLVADALELAKYADATIYVTRQGFTKKGMLAVVNEKHKRGELNNISVLLNGFQNKNKYGYGYGYGYGYGYGAYGESYHDEVVEEKGLKKILNKFRKKNS; from the coding sequence ATGTTAGATACTAAAGATTTTACTTTTTTTGAGTCTCAATCAAATTTCGATTTTAAAGGATTTTTTTTAAAGATTATTGGATATTGGAAATGGTTTGTGTTAAGTTTTATTATTACATTTCTAATTGCTTATAATGTAAATATTAGAAAAGAAAAGATATATGGAATGGAATCTAGCATTGTTGTTAAAGATGAAAACAATCCATTTTTTACAGCTAATACCAGTTTGGTTTTTAACTGGGGAGGTGTTTCAGATAAAGTTCAAACTGTAATTACAACATTAAAGTCGCGTTCGCACAATGAATTAGTTGTTGATAATCTAGAATATTATATCAATTACGAAGTTAAAGGCAAGTATTATTTTGAAGACGTTTATGGCAGTGTCCCTTTCTATGTGAAAATAGATAAAAATAAAGGACAACTTTTAAATACGCCTATCAAAATTAAGTTTTTATCTTCTAATCAATATGAATTAAGTGTTGATTTTGCCGAATATCCATCGGGAAAACTAATCCATTACATTGATAACTCTCAAAGCGATTTAGGAACGTTAAATGATGTATTTGTTAAAAAATACAAGATTAATGAGGAAGTTAATTTGCCATTCTTAACATTAAATCTTCATTTAAATCCAGATGCAATTAATTTTAAAGGAAAAGAGTTTTATTTAAGATTTAGTGATTTTAATGGAACGGTAGCTAAGTATAAAGAAATTGATGTTTCTGCTGATACTAAAGCTGCTTCAGTTATTACCTTGCAATTACAAGGAGCAAATAAATATCGATTAGTAAAATATTTAAATACTACTGTATCAATGTTGAAAAAGATTCAGTTAGATGGTAAAAATCAATTTGCAACAAATACAATTAATTTTATTGATTCTACATTATTACAAATGGAAGGTCAAATAAAAGAAGCAGAAAATGAATTAAAAGATTTTAGAAGAGGAAAAAATGTATTTCAATTAGAAGCTGGTGGTGAGAAATTAACAGATAAAGTTTCAGAGTTCGATATAACAAAAGATGAACTTGAGCGTAAAAGCAAATATTTAAATTTATTGAATACATATTTGCTTAAAAATAACGACTTTTCTAAATTGCCAGCGCCATCAGTTGCAGGAATTGATGACCCTAATATTTTAATTAATGTATCAAAGTTAATTCAATTGTCTACTCAAAGAGCTGAGTTAGGTTATTCAGTTAAAAGCAATAAAATGTTCACCGAGTTTGATTCGGAAATGGAAGCATTAAAAAAAGTGTTACTACAAAATATTATTAGTGCTAAGACTTCTTTGAATGTAGATATGGCTATTGTAAATAGAAATATTTCAGCTCTTGAAGGTGAAATCAGTAAGCTTCCAGAGCAACAGCAAGAACTAGTTAAAATTACTAGAAAATATGATCTGAAAGACAATTTATATAGTACTTTTTTACAAAAAAGGAGTGAAGCAGAAATTGTTAAAGCAGCTAACATTTCTGATATAGACTTTATCGACCCCGCAAAGGATATTGGTGGAGGTTTAAGGGGGCCAAAGACAAGTATTAATTATATTTTAGCAATTTTAATTGGATTTTTGGTGCCATTTTTAATTGTATTTCTTATAACCTTATTAGATAATAACATAAACACTGCTGATGATATTCAAAAACTTACAAAAATTCCTTTAATTGGAGTAATTGGAAAGAGAAATACACTAAATAACTTATCAGTTTTTGAAAAACCAAAATCACCTTTAGCAGAATCATTTAGAGCAATTCGTTCTTCTTTACAGTTTATGTATAAAAAACAGAAAGTTGAGGGTTCTAAAATTTTAATGCTTACTTCTTCAGTCAGTGGAGAAGGTAAAACATTTTGTTCAATTAACTTAGCAACCGTTTTTGCATTAAGTGAAAAGAAAACTGTAATTGTTGGTTTAGATTTACGTAAGCCAAGAATTTTTGGTGATTTCAATATTGATAATATTACGGGTGTTGTGAACTATTTAATAGGTCAAAAAACATTAGAAGAAGTTACTCAATCAACTCACATACCTTATTTAGACTTAATTACTTCAGGTCCTATTCCGCCAAACCCAGCTGAATTGTTAATGGGTGGAGCGATGGATGATTTAATTGAAGAGTTAAAACTAAAATATGATTACATTATTTTAGATACACCTCCTGTTGGTTTAGTTGCTGATGCCTTAGAATTAGCAAAATATGCAGATGCCACAATATATGTTACTAGACAAGGATTTACCAAAAAGGGAATGCTTGCAGTTGTAAATGAAAAACATAAAAGAGGAGAACTAAATAATATTAGTGTCTTATTAAACGGGTTCCAAAATAAAAATAAATATGGCTATGGTTATGGATACGGTTATGGCTATGGTTATGGAGCTTATGGTGAGTCATATCATGATGAAGTAGTGGAAGAAAAAGGATTAAAAAAGATTCTGAATAAGTTTCGAAAAAAAAATTCTTAG
- a CDS encoding polysaccharide biosynthesis/export family protein, translated as MKLYKFIYILLIVVFATSCIPNKDLIYLQKEQEKNQFIQVNESLSKPYRVQTNDILSISIKALDQRLVEMFNPSTQLNQVQQSPQTLYFNGFTVDDHGNINIPVLGNLNVLGYSVEEVKNEIEKRLLDEYFKSEARLFVNVKLAGLRYTVNGEINTPGTNVLFQDKVNIMEAIANSGDITITGNRKEVQVIRKLPQGFETYYIDLTSSKAFESPVFYIQPNDYIYIKPLKQKSWGTGTTGVQTIGTIITALSLITTTILLTRNL; from the coding sequence ATGAAATTGTATAAATTTATATATATATTATTAATAGTAGTTTTTGCTACTTCGTGTATACCAAATAAAGACTTAATTTATTTACAGAAAGAACAAGAAAAGAATCAATTTATTCAGGTAAATGAATCTCTTTCAAAGCCTTATCGTGTTCAAACAAATGATATCTTATCAATATCAATAAAAGCCTTGGATCAACGATTAGTGGAAATGTTTAATCCATCTACTCAACTAAATCAAGTGCAGCAAAGTCCACAAACACTTTACTTCAATGGATTTACAGTAGATGATCATGGAAATATTAATATACCTGTTTTAGGAAACTTAAATGTTTTAGGATATTCTGTTGAAGAAGTTAAAAACGAAATTGAAAAAAGACTTTTGGATGAATATTTTAAGAGTGAGGCGAGATTGTTTGTGAATGTAAAATTAGCGGGCTTAAGATATACTGTGAATGGTGAGATTAACACCCCAGGAACAAATGTATTGTTTCAGGATAAAGTAAACATAATGGAGGCAATTGCAAACTCTGGAGATATTACCATTACAGGAAATAGGAAAGAAGTGCAAGTTATTAGAAAATTACCTCAAGGTTTTGAAACATATTATATAGATTTAACTAGTTCAAAAGCATTTGAATCTCCAGTTTTTTATATACAACCAAATGATTATATCTATATAAAACCTTTGAAACAAAAGTCTTGGGGAACAGGAACCACTGGTGTTCAAACAATAGGAACAATTATAACTGCATTGTCATTAATAACAACGACTATTTTGTTAACTAGAAATCTATAA
- the recR gene encoding recombination mediator RecR: protein MELPSKLLENAVNEIAQLPGIGKRTALRLALHLLRQPLDQTQNLSSSLFKLRSEISYCTECHNISDDKVCLICSNTKRDKSLICVVEDVRDVMAIENTGLFKGVYHVLGGKINPIEGIGPSQLKISTLINKIKLGNVEEIIFALSSTMEGDTTNFYIYKQIKDFNIKTSTIARGVAIGDELEYADEVTLGRSLLHRIPFESSLKQN from the coding sequence ATGGAATTACCTTCAAAATTATTAGAAAATGCGGTAAATGAAATAGCTCAATTACCCGGAATTGGTAAAAGAACGGCACTTCGATTGGCTTTGCATTTACTTCGTCAACCTTTAGATCAAACGCAAAATTTAAGCTCTTCACTATTTAAATTAAGAAGTGAAATTTCTTATTGCACCGAATGTCATAATATTTCAGACGATAAAGTTTGTCTAATTTGTAGTAATACAAAAAGGGATAAGAGTTTAATATGTGTGGTTGAGGATGTTAGAGATGTTATGGCTATTGAAAATACAGGTTTGTTTAAAGGGGTTTACCATGTTTTAGGTGGTAAAATAAACCCTATTGAAGGAATTGGGCCTAGTCAGTTAAAAATAAGTACTTTAATTAATAAAATTAAACTAGGAAATGTTGAAGAAATTATTTTTGCACTAAGTTCAACTATGGAGGGAGATACAACTAATTTTTATATTTATAAACAGATTAAAGATTTTAATATAAAAACATCAACAATTGCTAGAGGTGTTGCAATTGGAGATGAATTAGAATATGCTGATGAAGTAACATTAGGAAGAAGTTTGTTGCATAGAATTCCGTTTGAAAGCTCGTTGAAACAGAATTAA
- a CDS encoding sodium:solute symporter translates to MSPISILILILSYFSVLILFSYFTGKKEVSNNDSFFKANKQSPWYLVAFGMIGSSLSGVTFISVPGKVEGSQFVYFQIVLGYIVGYFIIATVLLPLYYKLNLTSIYTYLEDRFGKYSYKTGAWFFIISRTVGSNLRLLLVADVLQTLVFEPLGISYWITVTATILLIWLYTFKSGIKTIIWTDTLQTFFMLVSVGICIVVVSEDLGLNISNFSSFIADSDFSKTFFFEDIHKPTYFWKQFLSGAFIAIVMTGLDQDMMQKNLTCKTLKDAQKNMFWFTIVLTIVNFFFLVLGLLFTEYALKYGINAHGDALFPILANKHLGIVVAFSFLLGLIAAAYSSADSALTSLTTSFSIDILDIEKKYDEVKQVTIRKRIHLMFVVISIFVILFFKYAFNDSSIIDKVLKFAGFTYGPLLGLYSFGLFTKWKVKDVLVPIVAILAVVISLLLNNYSFEWFGFNFGFEILIVNGILTFLGLILIRSKQN, encoded by the coding sequence ATGAGCCCAATATCAATTCTTATATTAATACTATCTTATTTTAGTGTACTTATTTTGTTCTCTTACTTTACAGGAAAGAAAGAAGTTTCAAATAACGACTCTTTTTTTAAAGCAAACAAGCAATCGCCTTGGTATTTAGTAGCTTTTGGAATGATTGGATCTTCTCTTTCAGGAGTAACATTTATTTCCGTTCCTGGAAAAGTAGAAGGCTCTCAATTTGTTTATTTTCAAATTGTTTTAGGATACATTGTTGGATACTTTATTATTGCTACCGTTTTACTCCCACTATACTATAAACTTAATTTAACCTCTATTTACACGTATTTAGAAGATCGATTTGGGAAATATTCTTATAAAACAGGAGCTTGGTTTTTTATTATCTCTAGAACTGTTGGCTCTAATTTAAGATTACTTTTAGTTGCCGATGTTTTGCAAACTTTAGTATTTGAACCACTTGGCATTTCATATTGGATAACCGTAACTGCAACAATTTTATTAATTTGGCTATATACTTTTAAATCTGGAATTAAAACTATTATTTGGACCGATACACTTCAAACATTCTTCATGTTAGTATCTGTTGGAATTTGTATTGTTGTAGTTTCTGAAGATTTAGGTTTAAATATTTCAAATTTTTCTTCTTTTATAGCGGATAGTGATTTTTCTAAAACTTTCTTTTTTGAAGACATACATAAACCAACTTATTTTTGGAAACAATTTTTATCTGGTGCTTTTATAGCAATTGTTATGACAGGTCTAGACCAAGATATGATGCAAAAAAACCTAACATGTAAAACACTAAAAGATGCGCAAAAAAACATGTTTTGGTTTACAATTGTACTTACTATTGTTAATTTTTTCTTTCTTGTTTTAGGATTATTATTTACAGAATATGCCTTAAAATATGGTATTAACGCTCATGGTGATGCTTTATTTCCAATTTTAGCCAATAAGCATTTAGGAATAGTCGTAGCATTTAGTTTTTTACTTGGCCTTATCGCCGCAGCTTATTCAAGTGCAGATAGTGCTTTAACATCATTAACCACTTCTTTTAGTATTGATATTCTTGATATTGAGAAAAAATACGATGAAGTAAAACAGGTTACAATAAGAAAAAGAATTCATTTAATGTTTGTAGTAATTTCTATTTTTGTAATCTTATTTTTCAAATACGCCTTTAATGATTCAAGTATCATTGATAAAGTATTAAAATTTGCAGGGTTTACTTATGGGCCATTATTAGGTCTTTATAGTTTTGGTTTATTTACCAAATGGAAAGTCAAAGATGTTCTTGTACCAATTGTAGCCATTTTAGCAGTAGTAATTTCTTTATTATTAAACAACTACAGTTTTGAATGGTTTGGTTTTAATTTTGGATTTGAAATATTAATCGTAAACGGAATACTAACTTTCTTAGGATTAATATTGATTCGTAGCAAGCAAAACTAA
- a CDS encoding CoA-binding protein, whose amino-acid sequence MKTLVIGASTNKERYSYKAINNLLAKSHQVVAIGAAKGMVLDVPIETEKLDFHAIDTITLYINPKAQQEYYDYILSLKPRRVIFNPGTENEEFEQILKANNIAFEESCTLVLLATNQY is encoded by the coding sequence ATGAAAACACTTGTTATAGGGGCTTCTACAAATAAAGAACGATATTCTTATAAAGCAATAAATAATTTATTAGCAAAAAGTCATCAAGTTGTGGCAATTGGAGCTGCAAAAGGAATGGTTTTAGATGTGCCTATTGAAACTGAAAAACTAGATTTTCATGCAATTGATACTATTACACTTTATATTAATCCAAAAGCACAGCAAGAATATTACGATTATATTTTATCATTAAAGCCAAGAAGAGTAATTTTTAATCCTGGAACTGAAAATGAAGAGTTTGAACAAATTCTAAAAGCTAATAATATTGCTTTTGAAGAATCTTGTACTTTAGTTTTGCTTGCTACGAATCAATATTAA
- a CDS encoding MarC family NAAT transporter, producing the protein MELFIYVFAALFSVLNPLGAIPIFVGLTQDDSKKERSRISIWTAINVFIILLISFFIGEYVLNFFGISIDALRIAGGIIIVNSGFSLLSGNISKRKGLNKKVTNDAMHRNDIALTPLAMPMLAGPGSMSLLIAMYQEQPEISDKIITCAAILCVALTIFFILKSAHYLSKILGASGIVAISRIIGFIVIAIGIQYISSSLVNILATAF; encoded by the coding sequence ATGGAGCTATTTATTTATGTATTTGCCGCACTATTTTCTGTTCTTAATCCTTTAGGAGCAATTCCTATTTTTGTTGGACTAACTCAAGATGACAGCAAAAAAGAACGCTCGAGAATTTCAATTTGGACAGCTATAAACGTTTTTATAATTCTTTTAATATCCTTTTTTATTGGAGAATATGTGCTTAACTTTTTTGGAATTAGCATTGATGCTTTAAGAATTGCCGGTGGAATTATTATTGTTAATTCTGGCTTTTCTTTATTGTCTGGAAACATAAGTAAGCGAAAAGGATTAAATAAAAAAGTTACTAATGACGCTATGCACAGAAACGACATTGCACTTACCCCTTTAGCAATGCCAATGCTCGCAGGCCCAGGCTCTATGTCATTATTAATAGCTATGTATCAAGAACAACCAGAAATTTCCGATAAAATTATTACATGTGCAGCTATCTTATGTGTAGCACTTACTATTTTTTTTATTTTAAAAAGCGCTCATTACTTATCAAAAATATTAGGAGCATCGGGTATTGTAGCAATTTCACGTATTATTGGTTTTATTGTAATTGCAATTGGTATTCAATATATAAGTAGTTCTCTTGTAAATATATTAGCTACTGCATTTTAA
- a CDS encoding sulfate adenylyltransferase subunit 1, producing MELLKINTAGSVDDGKSTLIGRFLYDNNALTIEQEELVRKKTKEKGLEDLDFSVITDGLIAEREQGITIDVAHIYFSSETRKFIIADSPGHVEYTRNMVTGASNSDLSIILIDARKGLLEQTHRHYFISRMLRLQQVVFCINKMDLVEYSEDVFLNIAAEIDKMVKQLEPIQQDIAIIPISSLKGDNVVHVSKNTPWYNGETLSTVLHGFSKKVENTKPFRMDVQQVYHVQNDKFIDYRSYAGRVSSGSVKVGDVLSVLPSEKKSEVIEIRKFTTTLSEANTGDSIQIRLKDEIDISRGMLLAKETTPFLFEKEVQARIVWLDEKPANLSAKYHLQVASRTTFCKIQEVNYLINPENPLENFEGSSIELNTIAVVNLKLANALFLDKFSENKANGAFILIDMQTNNTVAVGFVE from the coding sequence ATGGAATTACTTAAAATAAATACAGCAGGAAGTGTCGATGACGGGAAAAGTACTTTAATAGGTCGTTTTCTGTATGATAATAATGCATTGACAATCGAGCAAGAAGAACTTGTTCGTAAAAAAACAAAAGAAAAAGGATTAGAAGATTTAGATTTTTCTGTGATTACTGATGGTTTAATTGCAGAACGAGAACAAGGAATTACTATCGATGTGGCTCATATCTACTTTTCTTCGGAAACTAGAAAGTTTATTATTGCTGATAGTCCTGGTCATGTGGAATATACTCGAAACATGGTGACTGGTGCTTCTAATTCCGATTTGTCGATTATCTTAATTGATGCTCGTAAAGGCTTATTGGAACAAACGCATCGTCATTATTTTATTAGTCGTATGTTGCGTTTGCAACAAGTGGTGTTTTGTATCAATAAAATGGATTTAGTCGAATATAGTGAAGATGTTTTTCTAAACATAGCTGCCGAAATCGACAAAATGGTGAAGCAATTAGAACCTATTCAACAAGATATTGCCATTATCCCAATTAGTTCTTTAAAAGGAGATAATGTAGTGCATGTTTCCAAAAATACACCTTGGTATAATGGAGAAACCTTGTCAACTGTTTTACATGGTTTCTCTAAGAAAGTAGAAAACACAAAACCATTTAGAATGGATGTGCAGCAAGTATATCATGTCCAAAATGATAAGTTTATAGATTACAGGTCGTATGCAGGTAGAGTAAGTTCTGGAAGTGTGAAAGTAGGAGATGTATTGAGTGTTTTGCCGTCTGAAAAAAAATCAGAAGTAATTGAAATTAGAAAATTTACAACGACTCTATCAGAAGCTAATACTGGTGATTCTATTCAAATTAGATTAAAAGACGAAATTGATATTAGCAGAGGAATGCTTTTGGCAAAAGAAACTACTCCTTTTCTTTTCGAAAAAGAAGTACAAGCACGTATAGTATGGTTAGACGAAAAACCTGCTAATTTAAGTGCAAAATATCATTTACAAGTTGCTTCAAGAACTACTTTTTGTAAAATTCAAGAAGTAAATTATTTAATAAATCCTGAAAATCCTTTAGAAAATTTTGAAGGATCTAGTATTGAATTAAATACTATTGCAGTTGTAAATTTAAAACTTGCAAATGCTCTTTTCTTAGATAAATTCTCAGAGAATAAAGCAAATGGAGCATTTATTTTAATTGATATGCAAACAAATAATACAGTTGCTGTTGGTTTTGTAGAATAA